The nucleotide sequence AAGCGCCCCGCCTCTTCTATATAGCCATGCACGGTGCCGTCGTGGCGCCAGCCGCCCTGGCGCTTGATGGCCTGGAAATCGGCGCCTGCCCGGTGCGCGCTGGTGGCCATGCCGCGGCGCAGGCTGTGGCTCGATAGTTCCGGCACGTAATCGAGCGCCGCCAACCCGGCGCAGCTTGCCAAGATCGTATTGATGCTGCTCGCGTGTAATTCTTTCATGCTCACGTGGCCCCACTGATTGACGGGGCGCAAGAGCGGTCCTGTGCGGATATGCGCGGCGGCCAGCCAGGCGCGCAGGGCCGTGGCTGGGCAGCAAACGCCGTCGCCAAACGGGATCGCCTTGACGATGCCCTCCCCCAATTGGTCCGTTTTCGAGCGGGGCAAGGTGATCACCATGCCCTGCGGTTCCCAGCTCACGTCTTCCAGCATCAATCCCACCAATTCGCTGCGGCGAAACCCTCCAAAAAAGCCTAGTTGCAGCAGCGCGCTGTCGCGCAGGGCCTTGACGCTGCCCAGCGCGGCCAGTTTGGCGACAATTACTTCCAAATCTTCCAAAGGCAAAGCCTTGGCCTTCTTCTTCGGCTTGCCATGCAGGCGGGCGATGCCGGCCAGGGTCTTGCGCACGGTGGGCGTGGACGCGGGGTCGGCAAAGCCCTGGTACACATGCCATTGCGACAGAGCCGTCAAACGCAGGGCCAGGGTGCGCGCGTTCAGGCTATCCGCATAGGCCAGCAGGTAGCGGATGACGGTGGACTCGTCCGCAGGCAGCGCCCCGCCCCAGCCCTGGAAGTGGCGGATGGCAGAACGGTAGGTGCGGCGCGTATTTTCGGACGTGGCGGCCGCAATAAAAGCCTGGTGGCGCGCGGCAAGCTCGGCATCGATCAGGGTGCCGCGTAATGGCGCAGCGGCGACGGCGACGCTTTTCGGTACGACAACACGGCGTTTCGGGAGGGGTAAATCAGGCATGGCGGCAGCGAAATCGTGGTTTTGTACTGTGAGGTACGCAGAATAGCATGCAAAACACCCCCATAACACGTGATAAGCAATCTTATCGCAACTTATATTTCTAAAAAATATGCAAAATTTCTATCGTAATATAATGCCATATTACGTATCATGTAATACGTTACTAAATTTCGCTCATAGGTGGTTTTATGGCCCGCACCGGCATTTTGTACTCTGATGTTATGAAAGCAGCTCAAATCGTCGCTGCCGATGGGCGCAATCCCACGGTCGACAGCGTGCGCGAAGCACTGGGCAGCACGGGCAGCAAGAGCACCATCGCGCCCCTGCTGAAACGTTGGAAGGAAGAGTTCCAGGGCGCGGGCGCCGTGAAAACGGAGGCAGGCTTGCCGGCCGAACTGATGGAAGCAATGCGCGGCGTCTATGACAAGCAGCAGCGCGACGTGGCGCACCAGCTGGAAACGGGCATGCAGCAAAACCGCGCCGAACTCGATGCGGCGCTGGAAAAGCTGAAGAAGACGGAAAACGAAGGACTGAAACTGACGGAGGCGCGCGCCGCCCTCACCCAGGAGTTGCGCGCCACCCAGCATGCGCTTGCACAACTGAAGGAAGAACACCATTTTCGCGCTGTCACCCTGGCCACCTTGCACAGCGATAACGCGGGCCTGACGCAGCGCCTGGCCGACCGCAGCGAAGAAATCGCCGCCCTCAACCGCCAGCTGGCGCAAGTGCGCTCGCAGTTCGACCATTACCAGGAAGCGGCAGCCGCACAACGCAGCGAGGAACGGGCGGAGGCACAGCAACGGATCAGCCGGCTGGAACAGGACAACGCGCAGCTGCAACAGCGCCTGCAAGGCCAGCAAGCGGCCCTGGTGCAGCAAGACATGCGCCTGGCGCAACTGCAGGCGGAACACGCGCATTTATCCAGCGTAGCGACCGCCGACCGCGAAGCGCTGGCCAGCGTGCGTCCCGAGCGCGACCAGTTCGAATTTCAATACTTGCAGGCGGCCGCGTCCGCCGACGCCTTGCTGGCCAAGCTCGACACGGCCTTGCTGGCGCTGAATGACGCCAAGGTCGCGCTCGCCGCGCAAGACCGGCAGCTCGACATGCTGGCGGAAAATACACAGGCATCGCAGCAGAAGATAGAAAGCCTGGCGCAGGAGCGCGATGGTTTGTTGCGCGACAATGCCGGCATGGCGGCCAGGCTGGCCCTGCTCATGGATAGCAAGGAGAAACGTGATGGTTGAACCGGTTTGCGTGGCATGGGATATTGACGGTGCCAGCCAGGTCGGGCCTGGCCAGCGAACAATGACTGAAAGCGCTGCCAGGCGGCGTGCTGCGTGCAGGCGAAGCGCAGTGTTCACTTTGCGCCACGTCCAATCTGAAGCTAATCTGACGCGTCACTCTCGCTTTCGGATACAAGTGGCAGCCCCGTATTGGCCAGCAACTGCTACAGGCGGCGGTTCAGCACGCTGTCGATATCGTGGCTAGGCAGTTCAAGGTCGACCTTGCCGTCTTGCAGCCAGTAGCCGTCACCTCCCCGTTGCAGCGCATCCATGTCGAGCGTGCCCAGCGCTGGCGGGATGACGCCCGTGAGCATCGCTGCCACGTCATCCCACGCCGCATAGAAAAGTTTCAAATACCAGCCGTCGTCATGGGCAAAGGCGAGAAAGCGGCTGCGCAGGGACGGCAGCGGCGTGAGGGCGCCGCGATGGTCGAGCATCGCGGCCACGTCCGCCTCAAGGGAAGCAGGCGGCTTGCCCTGGCAATCCCTGTGCCAATCGGCCCAGGCATGGCTGCCGCAGGCGTACAGGTCTTCGTGCGCCATGGCCGGCAGTTGCTGCCGCGCCAAGGTCTGGTAGCGGCCAGGTTTCCTGGCCGTCCCGGCGCTGCCCGTGCGCAGCACGATGCCGTCCGCCTTGCCGAGGGCGGGGATAAAGTCTTTGAACTCGATGCCCGAAGCAACCAGCATGCGTTCGGCCGGCTCGTGCCAGATATACAGATAATGTCTCAAGTAGAAGTCCGTTTTGGTTTTGGCGCCGTATTTGCGGCCACCGCGGCGCGTATCAGCGCCTTGAACGCCGCAGTGTCGAGGTGCCCGCCTTCGTGTATGTCGATGGCGCGGCGCGTGTTGCCGTCCAGGCTGGCATTGAACAGGCGGGCCGGATCGGGCAAGGCGGCGCCCTTGGCGAAGGTGAGCTTGACAGCCAGTTGATAGGTTTCGCCCGTGCAAATCATGCCCGCGTGCGACCAGACGGGCACGCCGCGCCATTTGACTTCTTCGACCACGTCCGGGTCCGCCTCGTGGATCAGTGCGCGCACGCTGGCCAGGGTCTTCCCGCGCCAGTCCGCCAGCGAGGCGATCTTCGCGTCGATCAGACTGGCGGCGGGCCCTGCGTTCGCGGCGTCATCGTCGGGCGGCTTGCCCGCTGCTGCCTTTTTCATGGCTGGTATCTCCTTCAATGCGCGTACGCCTTAAGTGCCGTACAGGCCATGCAACTGACCAGGGAGGCAAGGAACTGGTCGCGCAAGGCCTGGTATCGCCCATCCGTCGAAAAGTCACGCAGATCGGCAGGCTGGTTCTGTATGCAGGCGGTGGCGACCGTGCGGCTGGCGGCGTGCAGCAGCCAATACAGACTGATGATACCCGGTGCCTGCGCGATACTGGCGCTATGCAATCCTGGCACTTCCACGCCATCGCGCGCGTCCGTTTCCAGAGGCAGCTGCTGCGGCGGCTTGCCCGTGGCGGCCATTTCCTGCATCTGCGCCGCGACGGTCTCGCGGTCGGCGGCAAACTGGCCTTCGGCGCTGCGTTCGATCTTCAGGTTCGCGAAAAGCAAGCTGCTCTTGCGCCTTGACCTTGAACTCGCTGCGATTGATGCATTGTGCCAATGACGCCAAAGGATCTGCCTTGCGGCCTTGCGCCTGGACGCCCGGGGCGGCAAGCAAGGCGGGGATGGCAAGCACATGGCGGCGGTGCATGAAAGGCATCCATCATGGAGTCCAGGTGCCGCGAGCATAACTGTGCATATTACCAGAAGGCAAATGTTTAGTTGTCATCCTCTAAGTACCCACGGGGATAGCTTCTTAATATGAACTTCACCTTGCCCGCGTAGCATTCAAACTGGCAAGGCTCTCATTGTGCAGCGCCTGCCATTTCCCGGCAAAACCATGAATGACATCGCTTTAACCTTGTGCCACGGCACCGCCGTGGCGCCACATCGCGCCAGCGGGCACCGCCTGAAAGCGGCGCTGGGCGCCCTTTTCTTCCCCCGCCAGCGCACACGCTGGCAAGCCTTCCTGGGCAGCATGCCCGGCTTGAACTCTCTGGCGCAGCTGCATCCGTGCTTGCGCTTCAAGATTTACCGCCCTTATGCCTCGCGCCAGCTTGCTTGCGCAGATCGCCTGGCCTTGCTGGAAGGGCACTATCGCTTCCTGTGGCAGGCAGGCGCGCGCACGCTGGTCGAGCGCGCCGCGCGCCTGCCCGTGGTGCTGGCCGCGTTCGAAGGCAAGGATGGGGCGCTGTACCGCTTGCAGTTGACGGCCATCCACGACAGCTACCGCGAAGGCGAACTGTGCCTGCGCTTGACACGCGACGGCCAGCCCCTGTACCTGGCCAGTTTTTTGTTCCTGCCGCGCGCCGATGGCGTGTCCTTGCAGCTGGGGGCGCTGCAAGGCTTGCGCTCCGAGGCGGGCAAGCTGGCTGTCAAGGACGCCACGCGGGCCTTGCACGGTTGCCGTCCGAAAAACCTGATGGTGACGGCCTTGCGCGATTTCGGCGATTTTTTTGCTTGCAATAACCTGTTTTTGATCTGCAATGACAACCGCATCGCCCTGAATGCGCGCCGGCGCCGCCATATCGCCGCCGACTATGACCTGGCGTGGCAGGAATTGCACGCCTTGCGCATGCGCGACGGTAATTATCACTTGCCTTGCGCGCCCTACCGGGTGCCCGACATGGCCGAGGTGCCGTCCAAGAAACGCGCCGATGCGCGCCGGCGTGGCGAATTGTTGTTCGGCATGGCCGCCGACATGCGCGCGCAGCTAGCGGCCATGATCACCGCGCCATCTTGCCAAAACGGCCATCTTGTCAATGAAACTGTTATGCTGTACTCCCATCAATCACATACCTGACGGAATCGACGATGCTCCCACGCTTACGCACCCTGCTGCTACCCATGCTGTCCCTGTCCAGCGCCGCCACCCTGGCCGCCCCCGCCCTCGATGCCGCCGTGCGTGAACGGGCAGAAGCATTGGTGCGTGACGGCAAGCATGCGAGCCTGGTCATCGCCGTGATCGACGGCAAGGACAGCGCCGTGTACGGCTTCGGCCGCGCGCGGCCCGGCGACAAAGGCGTGCCCGATGCGGATACCGTGTATGAAATCGGCTCCGTGACGAAAACCATGACGGGCTTGCTGCTGGCCGACGCCATCGTGGCAGGCAAGGCGCAGCTGGAACAGCCGGTGGCCGAACTGCTACCAGCCTACGCCATCCCCGCGCTGGCGAGCCAAAAAATTACTGTAGGCCAACTGGCCACTCACTTTTCCGGCTTGCCCCGCCTGCCCGCCAATCTGGCGCCGGCGGACATGCGCAATCCCTACGGCGACTATGCCGAAGGCCAGTTGCGCACTTTTTTGGCCGGCCATGCGCTGGCGCGCGCGCCGGGCGCCGCGTATGAATACTCGAACCTGGCGTATGGCTTGCTGGGCACGGCATTGGCCACGCAAGCCAATATGTCTTACGAAGAACTGCTGCAAGCGCGTATTTTCCGTCCGCTGGGCATGGCCAGCAGCTCGGCAGTGACGACGCCCGCCCTGCGCGTGCGTCTGGCGCCGGGCCACCTTGCCGACGGCAAGCCGGCCGAGAACTGGGACTTCCAGGCCATCGCAGGGGCTGGCGCCGTGCGTTCCAGCGCCCGCGATATGATTGCCTACATGCAATCGTACATGCGGGCGACCAGTCCCGCGCAGCAACTGGCCGTGCAGCCGCGCCGGGTACTGGCCGGCGAAGGCGATGGCGATGGCGTGAAAAAGATCGGCCTGGCGTGGATGCTCGACCAGGTCAAGGGCCAGCCTTTTGCCTGGCATAACGGGCAGACGGGCGGCTATGCCAGCTTTGCCGGCTACACCCTGGATGGCAAGCGGGGCGTCGTGGTGCTGAGCAGCACGGCACGCGACGTCGATGGGCTGGGTGTGGGCGTGCTGCTACCCGGCAACCTGCCGCCGCCAAATGCCCCGGCGCGGAAGGAAATCGCCGTCGCCCCCGCCGAACTGGCCCAATATGCGGGCCAGTATGCGCTGGCGCCCACGTTTGTCCTCAGCGTGCGCCAGGGTCCGGACGGTTTGCTGGTGGGCGCCACGGGCCAGCCCGAAGCCCCCGTGTACGCCAGCGCGAAAGACACCTTCTTTTACAAGGTGGTCGAAGCGCAACTGGTATTCCAGCGCGATGCCCAGGGCGCCATCACGGGCGTCGTCCTGCACCAGAATGGCCAGGCGATGCCGGGCAAGCGAAAACCCTGAATATTGCCAAATCAGAAAAAGTGGCATAAAACTCAGGCGGCCTTCATGTTGGCGCCGTATCCTTCCCAGCGCATGCCAGCCACCTTATCCAGGCGCTGGCCTGTATTCGGCCCACCCTGGACAAGGTTCCCATGACACCCACTTTCGCCCTTCTCCCCCTTTGCCTCATCGGCAGCAGCGCCCTGGCCGCCCCCACCCTCGACGACGCCGTACGCCAGCGCGCGGAAGAACTCACGCGCACGGGCATGCACGCCAGCATTGTCATCGCCGTGATCGAGGGCAAGCACAGTGCCGTGTACGGCTTTGGCAGCGTACATGCCGGCAAGAACATCAAACCGGGCGCCGACACCGTCTACCAGATCGGCTCCGTCACCAAGACCATGACGGCCTTGCTGCTGGCTGATGCCGTCGTCGAAGGCAAAGTGAAACTCGACGAGCCGGTAGCGGCATTATTGCCCGGATATACGGTGCCTGCGTTCGAGGGCAAGACGATCAGCCTGCTCGACCTGGCCACGCATTACTCCGCGCTGCCACGCCTGCCCGACAACTTCGCGCCGAAAGACCCCGCCAATCCGTATGCAGATTACACGGACGCCAAACAGCGGCAGTTTCTCGCCGCCTACCATCTGCCGCGCGCCCCCGGCAGCGCCTTTGACTATTCGAATATAGGCTATGCCGTGCTGGGCACAGCCCTGGCTACGCAGGCGGGCAGCAGTTATGAAGCGCTGCTGCAGTCGCGCATCGCCGTGCCCTTGGGCATGCGCTCGACCTCGAACACGCCCACCCACGGGATGCTGGCGCGCCTGGCGCCCGGCCACCAGCTGTCGGGCGAACCGACGCCGGCCTGGGACTTGAACGTGGTGGCGCCGGCCGGCGGCGTGTATTCGAGCGCGCGCGACATGGTTGCCTATCTGCAAGCCTACATGTTCAAGCCGCTGCGTCCGTATGCGCTGGCGATCAAGCCGCAGCGTCCGCTGGCGCCGGACAGCGACACAAAAATCGGACTGGCCTGGCTGCTGGAGCAGCAACAGGGACAAAGCTACGCCTGGCACAGCGGGCAGACAGGCGGCTACACCAGCTATGCGGCATTTACCACGGATGGCAAGCGGGGGGTAGTAGTGCTGACGAACACGGCGCGCACCGTCGACGCCCTGGGCTTGTCCGCCTTGCTGCCTGGCACGCCCTTGCCACCCCTGAAAAAGCCGCTAGCCGCCATCGAGCTGCCGCGCGCAGCGTTGGCTGAATACGTGGCCGACTATGTGCTCGAGCATTCCCCTGAGGAACATTTCACCTTGACGGTGAGTCAGGGCAAGCATGGGCTGGAAGCGGCCGGCACGGGCGTCGGCTCGGCGCCCCTGTTTGCCAGCGCAAAAGACCAGTTTTTCTTCCGCGCCATCGAGGCGGAGCTGACCTTTACGCGCGACGCCACGGGCAAGATCGTCAGCGCCGTGCTCAAGCAAGGCGGGCAGGACGTGGTCTTGGCGCGCAAACAGTAAAACTCAAGCTGCCGGGTCTTGCATGAATTGCTCGACCCGTTCAACAAACGCCGCCTTGCTGCGCGTGCGCCATTCCCCAAGGAACACCTCGCTGCCCTTGACGGCTTTGCCGTGGCGGTCATAGTCCACCTTGCCCATTTCCAGCACGAATTCACCGTCTGGATCGTCTTCCGGCTCGAAGTGCGAATTGAAGCAGTAGCCGCTATCGCGACTATGGCCCCACAGCAGCAGCGCGCTGCTGAACCACTGCATGGTGTCCGGGCCCGGTTCCACCTCGAACAGGGTATTGACGGTGATGTGCCAGCCACCGGGCACGCGCAGCGGCTGTAGCGGATAAGGGAAGTTTGCCTGTTTCATGTGGACGATGGCGCGCGGCGCGCCCGGTAAAAAGTGAGGAATTCTGCAGCCGGCAGCGCTTTGGCAAACAGCCAGCCCTGGCCGAATTCGACTTTGCGTTCCAGCAAATAATCGGCTTGCTGCTGCGTTTCTATGCCTTCGGCCACGATCAGCATGTTCAAGGTGCGGGCCATGGCGATGATGTGCGGCGTGACGCTGCTGGTGGCGGCGTCCGTGCCGATGGTGTCGACGAAGGATTTGTCGATTTTCAGGGCGTCGAGCGGCAGGTTTTGCAAGCTCGACAGGCTGGAGTATCCCGTACCGAAGTCGTCGATGGCCACGGCGTGGCCGCGTGCTCTCGCCTTGTCGATGGTGGCGCGGGCCGCTTCCACGTTGATGAAGCCCCGTTCCGTTGCTTCCAGCCAGATCTGCTGCGCCTCGATGCCTGTGCCGTCCAGCGCACGCTCGAGCACGTCGAGCACCCTGCCCGTTTCGATATCGCTGGCGCACAGGTTGATGGCGATGTGCAGATCGCGGTCGGCCAGCAGCGCGGCGCGCATGTCGGCGATGACGCATGCGATGACCTGGTCGGTGATGGGCAGTATCAGCTCGCTTTCTTCGGCAACGGGGATGAACAGGTCAGGCCTTATCATGCTGCCATCGGGACGGCGCCAGCGTATCAGCGCTTCGGCGCCCACGCACACGCCCGTGTCGAGCGCGATGATGGGTTGATAGTGGACAAAGAATTCGCGCCGCTCGATGGCGATCTTCAGTTCTCCCATCAGCGACAAACGGCGGCGCGACAGCCACACGACGATGCCGACGATGAAGGCGGCCATCAGCAGGCCCAGCGGCAAAAGCAGCAGCTGTTCGCGCCGCAGCCTGTCGTTCAGCTTGCTGCGCGGCTCGATCATGACGGCCGTCAAGCCGTCGCGGTACAGCATGGCATGGATGCTGCCGTCCTCGGTGGCGCCGCCCGCCCCTGGCTGGCCGGCGAGCAAGGCTTGCACCAGCGCGGGATCGGGATGGTGCAAGGTGTCGAGCACGCCACCCTTGCCGATGGCCACGGCCATCTGGATATCGCTGTCGACGATGACGTCGGAAAAGCGCACGGGATCGATCAGCACCTTATAGAGGGTCGGCCGGGATTGTGGTTTTTTTCGCGAAAAGCTAACTAAGCTATTGATTACATGGAAAGAAATAGTAAATCGACACAATTCTCTATCCCCCGTGGATACAATAGCCTCCCATTGATGTTTTTTTATAAACGGATAGACTTCTATGTCGTGGGTCCTGTGGTCTATCCAATCTACATGTGCGCCGACAGCATTTTGAGCACTCCCGCTGTGCTACTTAATCAACTCCTGCCCTTGCGCCAAGCCGGCTGTCACTCCAATGATTGCTCTTGCAGGCGTAGACGCTGATAGATGGCTATCTTGTGCCCGGACAGAGGAGCACGCTCTACGTCCTCATGCCAGTCAATCATGGATACTTCTTCCGATGTCACATCGTTTGTCCAAAGAAGATCAGCCAGTTCAGTGGCATCAGAGTGCGATAAACGAAGGCCGCTTTCGCAGTCCGCAACTAATGCATCATCGACAAGATAGATTCTCGCTCTCACAAAAGTCCTTTTAAGAAAACGCCAAGTGATCCGCACCCAACTTTTGTTTCGAAGGTCCTTATCATATGATGGCATTATGGTAGTACAGCTCGGCCTCAACGGCTTTTCGTGTCTGGGCTATAAGGGTTTGCATTTCAGTCGTCGATCAGCGCCTGAATGATTGGGCACCATTCGTCCCGTTCCTCGTTGTCGCACCGAGCAACCATGCCTGTGAGAGCGATTTTCATCGCCTGCAGATCGGCCAATTTGGACTCCACCATGGCAAGCTTCCTGGCAGCCAGATCGCGCGTGCCGATGCAGGCCAGCGAACCTTCCAGTTTGAGCAAGCTCGTAATTTCATCGAGCGTGAAGCCAAGTAGCTGCGCGCGCTTGATGAACCGAATCCGACGGATGTCTTCTTCTCCATAGGTCCGGTAGCCTCCGTGCGGCCGCGCCGGTTCGTCGATTAGCCCGCTACGCTGGTAAAACCGGATTGTTTCCACGTTCACGCCGGCGGCGCTGGCCAAACGGCCGATGGTCATTTTCTCGATCATGCACTTGACTCCGTATCTATGTACGGAGTTTATCCTATTCTCGTGTAAAACCAATTGGAATCACTATGACGATCGGAACGAAAGGCACTCTGGCCGCTGGGGTATTGGCGGCGCTTGGCGCATCCGCATGCTGCGCCGGCCCGCTCGTCCTGCTGATGCTTGGCGTCGGCGGTGGTTGGGCGTCGCGCCTTATCGCATTTGAGCTGTACAGTCCTTATTTCACCGGCCTGACGCTGCTGCTTCTCGGCCTGGCCTTCTACAATCTCTATGTGCGTCGACGCGCTTGCGCGCCGGGTGACGCGTGCGCTGCAGATCGAGTCATCAGGAACCAACGCATCCTGTACTGGCTCGTTACGTTGCCAGTGATACTGCTGCTGGCATTTCCCTTGTATGCCCCGCTGTTCTATTGAAAGGATATTCTATGCGCATCCCCACCTTCATTTTCTCGCTGCTACTGGCTGGATCGGTTTTCGCCAGTTCGCCGAAAACCGTCACCCTCCATGTCCAGAATATGACTTGTCCGGCATGCCCGATCACCGTCAAAAAAGCGCTGGAGCAGGTTCCAGGTGTGAATGATGTGAAGATCGATTTCGAGCACAAGACCGCAACGGTGCATCTGGATGCGGACAAGGCCAATATCGCGCTGCTGACCAAGTCAACCACCGATGCGGGCTTCCCGTCCACGGTCGGGAAGTAACGCCATGGCCGAGGCAATTCTCACATCGACCCTGTCCTGCCCGCACTGCGGACTAAGCAAGCAGGAAGTCATGCCTACCGATGCGTGCCAGTTCTATTATGAATGTACGGGCTGCGCCATCGTGTTGAGGCCGAAGGCCGGCGACTGTTGCGTCTTCTGTTCATACGGCACAGTGAAATGTCCGCCAATCCAACTGCAGCGTGGGTGCTGCGGCTAACCAGCCGCTGAATGGACTGCTACTGATCGACATAAACACGCAAAAACAATTAATTTGACTCAAAAACGATTACAAAACGGTCATTTTCTCAAAAAACGATTATATAATTGTCATTCTGGCATTTCTCATAGGCGGATGCTCAGTGGGTCTGTCTTTGAGGTTGCTGGGGTGGCTGCGATCTTGTCGAGGTAGGCCCGCAAGTGCTCGTCGATTTGCTCCTGGGCCTGAACCTTGGCGTTGGCCTGCGCGAGCATGAACTCCAGCTCGCTGATCTGCGCCTTCAGCGGCGCCATACCGTTGTTGGCGTCCCTCAGCTGTTCAGCCAGCAATTCCGACTCGGCAATTTTTCTGGCAAGTCGGCGCTCGGTATCGAGGGTCGGCCGGGATTCCTGTAAAAATTCCCAAAATTTGATCTAAGTTTCTGTTTTTAAAGAATATTAATTCTGATTTTTGTTGCAATATCTCTTCATTTAGACTGGCGGCCGGCTGTCCAGACCAATCTCTACCTCTACTCTGAGGCGGGTGGTCGGTCCAGTGAATGCAGATAACCCCGCAATTCCTCACTGATGCCTTGGCTCGCTTCGGCTCTAGCGTTAGCTTGGACCAAGGACAATTCGAGTTCACGGAATCGGGTTTTCAGTCCCCCCATCTCCATGCCCAATTCTGCCACCTGTCCCAGCAATACCTCATTCTCAGTCACTTTGGCGGCAAGTTGTCGTTCCAGGTCTTTGGCGTGCTGCTGCCCCGCATGAAGCTGCTCGATCTTTTGATCTTGCCGGCGGCCGAGCGCTTGTTGCTCGTAAAGCGCCTGTTTGTAGTGTGACAGCTCGGCAACCAACTTAGCGCCTTCCTGGTTCAATCGAGTCGCTTCTTCCTGTTTGAGCACCACGGCTTGTTGCTGTTGCCGTAGCTCTGCTTGCAGTTGCTGTATCTGCTGTTCATGGCGCCGCTGGTCCTGATCGCGCTGTTCCTTGACTGACTGACGATAGTGCTCCAGGGAGTCGCGCGCATGGGCATGCTTTTCCTCCAGCGACCGCCGGTGCGCCTCATTTTCGACCAGGCGCTCTTGCAAATCGGCCACCTGCTGCTGCGTTGTGTGGCGCAAGATGGTCTCATTTTGCAGACTGGAACGAGTTTGGGTATGCGTCCGTATTTCCTCGATGCCGTCATCCCTGGCCTGGCGCAATTGCTGTTGTAGCGCCGCCAGTTCTTTCTCATAGTTGTTCACGGCCGCGGCATGGTCGCGCTCCTGCTCGGCGTTCCGAGACTCGATAGCCGAGGTCCGTTCGTCGGCTTCTTCATGCAGTCGCGCGGCCAGTCGAACCACAATATCATGCAAGGCATCGCTGATCGGCGCCTTGCGCCCGTCGCCAGAGCCTTCTTCCGTCTCCAGTTCTTTCAGATATTTGTGGATGGTGGTCTTGGACCCCGTGTTGCCTAAGGCAACGCGGACAGCGTCGACCGAGGGGTAGCGCCCTTGGGCCAGCAACGCATCGCGCGCTTTTTTGATATCAGATTGATACAGTCCGGCGCGGGCCATGGCGTCTCCACGAAATAAGATGATGGATTACATACCATGTAATTACATACCATTTTTCGAGAAATTCAAGCTCAAATTTTCCTTGAAATTGAAGCAGGATAATATAAGGTTATCCTGTGTCAGACCTGCTTTCGTGCCATTTTGGCCGCGTGTGTTGTACATTTGCCGATAGCGCCAGACATAATTGGTTACGCCGCTCGCTACGATCTACACGCCGGCGTTACCCGCCCGCTTTTTCTCCCTTGTCATGCCATGTCTAATATCGACCTCTTTCTGCAGGCCGCCACGCGCGAGAACACGCGAAAAAGCTATCAAAGCGCGATCCGCGACTTTGAAGTGGAATGGGGTGGTTTTTTGCCGGCGACGTCCGATAGCGTGGCACGCTACCTGGCCGATCGTGCCGGCAAACATGTCGTCAACACCCTGCGTCAGCGATTGGCCGCATTAGCTCAGTGGCATCTCGACCAAGGCTTTCCAGACCCAACCAAAGCTCCGGTAGTACGCCAGGTCTTGCGCGGTATCCAGACGCTGCATCCAGCCGAGGAAAAGCGGGCAAAACCATTTCTGATCGATCAACTCATGCTGGTCGAGCACTGGTTGACGGCCAACGTCGACGCCGCGCAATCCCAGGGAGAAATGGGCACCGAGCTGCGGTACCGCCGCAACAAAGCGTTGTTTCTGCTTGGTTTCTGGCGCGGGTTTCGCGGCGACGAGTTGACGCGCCTGCAAATTGAGCATGTTCACATCACGCAAGGTGAAGGGATGACTTGCTTCTTGCCGCGCACCAAAGGTGATCGCCAGTTCAAGGGCGGCAACTTCAAGGTGCCGTTGCTATCGCGCCTGTGCCCGGTCAGCGCTTATGAGGAATGG is from Janthinobacterium sp. 61 and encodes:
- a CDS encoding EAL domain-containing protein; translated protein: MLIDPVRFSDVIVDSDIQMAVAIGKGGVLDTLHHPDPALVQALLAGQPGAGGATEDGSIHAMLYRDGLTAVMIEPRSKLNDRLRREQLLLLPLGLLMAAFIVGIVVWLSRRRLSLMGELKIAIERREFFVHYQPIIALDTGVCVGAEALIRWRRPDGSMIRPDLFIPVAEESELILPITDQVIACVIADMRAALLADRDLHIAINLCASDIETGRVLDVLERALDGTGIEAQQIWLEATERGFINVEAARATIDKARARGHAVAIDDFGTGYSSLSSLQNLPLDALKIDKSFVDTIGTDAATSSVTPHIIAMARTLNMLIVAEGIETQQQADYLLERKVEFGQGWLFAKALPAAEFLTFYRARRAPSST
- the merR gene encoding Hg(II)-responsive transcriptional regulator, whose translation is MIEKMTIGRLASAAGVNVETIRFYQRSGLIDEPARPHGGYRTYGEEDIRRIRFIKRAQLLGFTLDEITSLLKLEGSLACIGTRDLAARKLAMVESKLADLQAMKIALTGMVARCDNEERDEWCPIIQALIDD
- a CDS encoding mercuric transporter MerT family protein gives rise to the protein MTIGTKGTLAAGVLAALGASACCAGPLVLLMLGVGGGWASRLIAFELYSPYFTGLTLLLLGLAFYNLYVRRRACAPGDACAADRVIRNQRILYWLVTLPVILLLAFPLYAPLFY
- the merP gene encoding mercury resistance system periplasmic binding protein MerP; translated protein: MRIPTFIFSLLLAGSVFASSPKTVTLHVQNMTCPACPITVKKALEQVPGVNDVKIDFEHKTATVHLDADKANIALLTKSTTDAGFPSTVGK
- a CDS encoding GDCCVxC domain-containing (seleno)protein encodes the protein MAEAILTSTLSCPHCGLSKQEVMPTDACQFYYECTGCAIVLRPKAGDCCVFCSYGTVKCPPIQLQRGCCG
- a CDS encoding DNA-binding protein, with the translated sequence MARAGLYQSDIKKARDALLAQGRYPSVDAVRVALGNTGSKTTIHKYLKELETEEGSGDGRKAPISDALHDIVVRLAARLHEEADERTSAIESRNAEQERDHAAAVNNYEKELAALQQQLRQARDDGIEEIRTHTQTRSSLQNETILRHTTQQQVADLQERLVENEAHRRSLEEKHAHARDSLEHYRQSVKEQRDQDQRRHEQQIQQLQAELRQQQQAVVLKQEEATRLNQEGAKLVAELSHYKQALYEQQALGRRQDQKIEQLHAGQQHAKDLERQLAAKVTENEVLLGQVAELGMEMGGLKTRFRELELSLVQANARAEASQGISEELRGYLHSLDRPPASE
- a CDS encoding site-specific integrase; the encoded protein is MSNIDLFLQAATRENTRKSYQSAIRDFEVEWGGFLPATSDSVARYLADRAGKHVVNTLRQRLAALAQWHLDQGFPDPTKAPVVRQVLRGIQTLHPAEEKRAKPFLIDQLMLVEHWLTANVDAAQSQGEMGTELRYRRNKALFLLGFWRGFRGDELTRLQIEHVHITQGEGMTCFLPRTKGDRQFKGGNFKVPLLSRLCPVSAYEEWIAAARLTAGPVFRAIDRWGNISDNGLNIDSLVPLLRNILQEAGVDAPELYSAHSLRRGFASWATANGWDLKTLMEHVGWKNAQSAIRYIDSEDPFNRHRIEQNLRPPESK